Part of the Zingiber officinale cultivar Zhangliang chromosome 8A, Zo_v1.1, whole genome shotgun sequence genome, acaccacgcacgcaccctccactatgaaaacactccttttcggtaactaccgagggcggagaagccctacaagactctcagtacaagaagaaaggaaagggaaacaaaatacaagcttacaagcttacaatgagtacaaaaccctaaccctagcttctcttcttgcctttgatccgcctcttgacttggaaagcttccaagatccttcaagaactggcgatctgatctttgagagcgctgtggaggagctggcgagtagtctggagtgaatcggagaagttctaccgcagccatcgaacgcctgcagctataaacgacgccaacggtcggatcccgatcgattcgaatgttcccaatcgatcgggaggctttgatcgatccacggatcgatccgagcttctgagaagcgctggatcgatccacggatcgatccggtgctTATCGCGcgacagcgtcccaatcgatccatcgatcgattgggacctctgatcgatccacggatcgatccgtggttcGATCATTGACAGccgaatcgatccatcgatcgatcgaaagacttggttttgtccaaaaccaagtcctaaacctcccaaaccaacatccggtcaaccttgactgttggtatgtcatgccagcatctagtcactcccgacctgctaggactccttaccaagtgtccggtcaatccttcgacccacttggacttttctctgtgcaagTATCcggccaatcctttgacctacttggacttttctttcatgccaagtatccatcaatccttcgacctacttggacttcccaacaccggatgtccgatcatcctcgatccatctggattttccttgcctggctcacacggactttcacctagcttcactcactagggttttccatctgcctagcttcactcactaggactttcacctggcttcactcaccaggatttccatctgcctagcttcactcactaggactttcacctggcttcactcaccaggatttccatctgcctagcttcactcactaggactttcacctggcttcactcaccaggatttccatctgcctagcttcactcactaggacttccttctgcctggcttcactcaccaggacttttcttctgcctggcttcactcaccaggactttcattttgcctaacatcccagttaggacttcccagtcaagtatccagtcaaccttgacctacttgactcttcttcaatcaatatcttattgtcaaacatctaaactcaaaccaagactcagcttggttacccaggtcaaccttgacctgaggaatattgcaccaacacttaacaGTAACAAAGTAGATCTTCGGTCGAACAGACCCACACAGATAAATAACAAATTGGAAAACCCTTCTTGAAAGTTGAAACTTCTCTACCGGACTAATTTGAGCTACCCACAAATTTCACTTTTTGCTTACATTACtttccaagaattaggttaaAAATAAAAAGTACGCCATTATGCAAATCataaaagatatttttttcaaaattaaaactaaaagacACAGACGGCCCCGCACACTATTTTAACGATAGGTGTAAGAACGTGCAAATTTTACTATTTGACTTCACAAATCATTATtacatgaaaatatttttactgtcaaaattatttttaacatcTTCATCTCATAAATTAGGTGAAAGTGTGATGTATTAAacgaatcaaataaaaaaaaaatcaaaaggcaTCAATAAATCACATGTCAGAGCTGGTTCACGATGTCATCATAATCGAAGAGTGTAAAAATCGATAATTTAGAGAGAATTTTAACAGTAATAAACTAATAATTTCAACAATTTAAAAATTAGGATCGATAGAAACAAGCAACGAATTTTCAAGGGGTCAAGATGATCACGTATCTCACATGAGAGATACTTAGAATAGATTTAAGACATTTTATAAAACATGAGGGacatagataattttttaaaaaaatttggagCATAACGAGAATTCTGTTAAAAATTAGAGATATTGTAATGATTTATCCCAACTAATTTCAGCTATCCACAAATTTCACTTTTCCTTTACATTACTTGCCATGAACAATAAATAACCAAAAAAcattagggtaaaaataaaaagaaggcaCTGCAAAtcataaaagaatttttttattcaaaaacaaaataaaaatatgaattgtaacaattattattataataactatTCAGTAACTTTCATAATAGATAGTTTCAGTTCTCATGGATTCAAATACTTAAGCAAGGGATAAACTCTTTCATCACAATAGGAAAATCACTTTCATTGAAGCTCAATGAAGGAAATTGCAATATGAATTCTAAGCTCCTTCAACTTTCAAAAGTATTAAAACGATTGATGTTACAACTAATTTGAAAGAAAATGGGTTCTCTATAACCTTACAGTGGGTATTGTAGCCCAGCATACATCTGACTTTGCTTGCAAAAAGGGGATAAAATTGCCTTCATAATTCTAACAGACAAATATCTTCTTATTAGGGATTCAACAAATCCTTTTTAACTCAATCAAGTTGCAAAATGTAACTCAGAAAGACTATCATTCTCATATCTACAGAAACAATGGCATGTATAGTATAGAATATGATCTTGGCAGATGGGTATTGTTTCCAGGCTTTAATACAACTCAGCTTGTCAAAGGGGGCAAAAATTGCCTTAGATGATTATAAAAAAGTATCTTCTAATTGGAAGGAGTTCAACTGATTAGGTCCTAAAACAAATCCTTTTCAACTCAATCagattgcaaaatgaaactcCGAAAACCAACCGAACATCCTCATGCCTAAAGGAACAGTTACATTCATAATACAGAATATGAATAGGGCATGTCAACCATATGAAAACTACAACAAAATTGGTTCAATATCATTGCTTATCCAGTCATAAAAATCAAACCTATGTAAATCATGCGTTCATTAGCAGTTTTGGATTATTCCCTTTGAACTCAGTACAACTCACAAGACTTCAAGAAGTTTGGGGAGTATAGCTTGGTAAGGTTGCACAAACTTCTGCAAAAACTTTGAACCAGATAATGATAAAACTCCATGTAGCTTGTTTGTTGACGTCCATAACCCTTCAGATTTCAATATCTCCATAACACGAAATCAAGGAATTAACCTCTTTTCCAAACTTAGCACTAAAGGCACCGGCAGCGAGCAATGTCTGAAGGTGAAATTCCAACATCATTGACCAAAAACTCCATCTTTCTCTGCAATGACTCTATGGAAAGGAGTAAAAAGCGTGGTTGTGTCTTGATTGCAGTAATGAAATCCGAGTTCGACCAACCAAAATTGTTCATGAGCTTGAGTTGAGCCTCAAATTTTTTCCTGCTTACCCCATGCAGCGCAAAAAGGATCCAGAGGAACATTCCAGATCCACGGGGAACTCCAAGCCCCACAGTTCTATCTACCAGAGCCCGGAGGGTATCTGGGTTCTGCGTGATGAAGCCAGGGAGCTTTTTAAGGACAAGAGAAACCCGGTCTTCAGGAATACCACATTCATCCCGTAAGAAGTTCAAGTTAGGGCGTACCACTTTCTCAATGCTGGCGCTTATAAACCGATTATAACCCCGGAGTTTCCTGAGGAGGATCTCCCTCGATCCAAATAAACTTTCCCAAACCTTCAATCTGGGGAGAAGCGTGTTCTGGACGTCCAGGGAAAGAATGATGCGGTGCCGCATAACGGCATTGACGATGTGGGACTCAGATAACCCCATGTCGCGCAAAATTTTGAACTTTGGACCGAGACTGTTCTCCACATCCCTGCAGAGCAATCTTGGCCTCCGAGATATTATCTTTCTGAGATTAGCGCCATCAAGGCCCTGAGATCTGAAGAATCCAAGAGCAGCATCGAGCTTCTCGGTGGACTGAAAGCGGGGGAGCGACTTTGAGACCTTGGAAGCGTCGTCGGCGGAGAACCCGCACGTATTCACGAGGTACTCGACCAGGAAATGGGGATCTGGAGAAGCGGTTACGCCTGAGGAGGAGACGGATGTGCCGGTGGAGAAGAAGACGCAATGGATTAGCTTTGACGGAGGGAGCGGATGGCGGCGGAATAGGGAGCGAAGCATCGCGTCGGCGGCCCGTCCGATCAGGTAGGTTCGTCACAAACATAACCCAGACACGAAACTGAAAAACCCTACTCGATCCCCTGCCAGCTGCCTCCGGGTCAAATTCACATTTGCCCCCCTAAATGTTTCAATTTTCATATATTACCACGAACTGGAAATCTGAATCCATCTCTTTGTTTGATGCGTGAAAGATTGAGATATCAGAAGCATTTTCTGTTCAAAAATACATTGTTTCGACTAAGTGTGTGTGTATAACTTTCTTAAGTAGATACAAATATATCTATACGCTTTGAATTGAATTTCATCGAAGTTGTCTGGCCATCATTAAATTTTACGGAAAACTTGACGAATTTGAAATATTAAAATTTGGATATGAATTATGGAATATGAGAGTATAAAGAAGATAAATATGATGGGCTGACTTTAGTTCTGTGCCTGGTACATATTGAATCaagtgaaagtttttttttatccgTTAATAGGATAATTCATAAAATGCTCACAATGGATAATCGATAAGTCTAGTGtcttataattatatattttatttggataaaaaaatctttataaatatataagaatTGTCAATATTTAAATGACAATTTATCATTCTTATGCTGCTTGGTAATCCTAAGGCTATTCCGAGccttatttatatataaaattatgaGTTTATGTCAATTGGCCTTATGACAAATTGTATAGGGCTAAGAAAGCGTTGCATTTGAAATTTTAGAACACGACGAAACTCAGGAGCACTAAAAAAGCAACTGATGCGGCGATAAAAAGAGGTCATTCTTAAGTGGTTAGTTGTCACGATAAAGTAAAAATGATAATGAGTAAGATTTAGGTAGAATTTTATATTCTTTATATTCATTCTCATTTATTATATCTATATCCATGCTTATACCTATCTCCATACtcatcggatatttaactttcaTATCCATCCCCATACACATCGGAGTTTCGAGTACCCATATCCTACCCATCATCTTATTATTCTCTACCattctcattttaaaaaaatatttcaatgtacTTGTCAGCTCTTCCTCATTTCGCCCTCCTTCGATCGGGTGGATATTTTTTGtggaaaagaagatgagatgCGTGTTGATAACAGGATAAACAGACcaactatgtttttttttctaagaCGGAAAAACTAAAGTTTTTTATTTCACAATAAAAAATGAgacttataaataaataaatatatcggGTATTGGATAGGATATGTGTAAGATTTTACCACATCCGCCTCCATATCCATACCCGAAATACCTATACCCGAATACTCATTTACTATAATTGGGTATAAAAATTCCTtccatatcctcctccattcgggtcggatgtcggattaTCCATCGGATTCGGATGAAATTATCATCCTTACAATAGAGGTCAAAGTTATGACGGTCAATGTTCAAGTAGCATATACCCAAACAGCTGATAATCGTATTGGTTGGTTGGGCGATCAACCCCCGACTAGAAGAAGAAGGTTCCGATCTGATTCCATCTTTGACTCGGGGAGGTGTGTTAAACAGTCGACGCTCAATGGGGTGGTGTTGGATGTCAAAAGGAGGAGGAGACGATATGCAGAATCCTGACCCAGCAGCGATCTTGCTCGAACCGGCAACAAGACTCGGCACAGGCGCAGAGGAGTTCCGACCGAGTGGGCGCAGCACAGACGCAGCGAAGTACTGGCTGAGCGGCTAACCCGCTCGACCTAGCAATGGACCCACTGTATTATCTCTCGACACCCTTTTGGGAGTTGATGCCACTGACATAGGCATGACCGACAAGAAGattgtacgacggaagcttccactgccaCATCATAAATATGCTAAGCTTGTTAAGGTATTGCATCAGAGATACTTTACTGATAAATTTTCTCAAGGAAAACTTCGAGAAGGTGCTATCCTAGAGAAGCGTGCATGCGCGTTACAGGAActctatataaaaggggtccAAATATCGACGGAGGTACGTGATATATACTATTTGCGCTACAATGTTCATTGTTGTTGCTTCGTCTTTTATATCATcgtcgatgactgacttgagcgtcaaagggcCAACGCCGGATACCCCTTCCCTACCTCGGCACTAGCGTCATCTGTTTTACAGGGCGGAGCAGAGTCTACGAGCGATCAATGGGATCTCCATATTCCTAATTTtatatctcatcgactttcggataAAAGCATCAACAATAAATGGATTAGGTGTCATCAGAACCAATTAAGACCATCAACAAAGATTGTTCGAAATTTATTGATGGACTTAccagatttaaaatttttaaactaaacATATAGTGGGAAAGGAGAGTActgaaatattttaacaaaatcatCAAAATGGTGATGATTTAATTAAACAATActaaagtaatttttatttttaatttaactttaatttttttttcttttaattagttattaaaaagattatatatatatatatataatagttttattatttaGTTACATAAACAtccctttaatttaaattttttttattaatcttcttattttgttttttttaaatatttttattaaaaatctattttttttaaaaaaaaaactatgaaaATATTTAAGGCATTGTCAATttaataacttatttttaaaaaaaaaataaaataaggatCATTAATAACTTTTGTATAAAAGTCcttgataaaataattaaaatttattatttaattctatttaaataaaaaacaataatttaatttaaatgcttTGATAAATTGCCAATCACATTATGTTTCGTGTAGAATAAAGTGTTTTGATGCCATCTAATTAGCTGATTAATCATTATGTTTTTTAATAATTCAGTTGTTCAaattttacctattaattttgaaaatagatttatatatatatatatatatatatatatatataattgttatgCTGCAGACTTTTGGCTACGGAACGCTGTGGATTGCCTTCGTGGCAAATCCacgtcaaatttttttttttattaaatacaaCTTTTTCTCAATCCGTGTCATTCTCCCTCACGTCATTCTCCTCGCCGAAAGCCTCTCACCGCACCCTCCCTCCCCGCGACGGTCTCCCTCGCCGCACTGAACCTCCCTCCCTT contains:
- the LOC122010345 gene encoding uncharacterized protein LOC122010345; amino-acid sequence: MLRSLFRRHPLPPSKLIHCVFFSTGTSVSSSGVTASPDPHFLVEYLVNTCGFSADDASKVSKSLPRFQSTEKLDAALGFFRSQGLDGANLRKIISRRPRLLCRDVENSLGPKFKILRDMGLSESHIVNAVMRHRIILSLDVQNTLLPRLKVWESLFGSREILLRKLRGYNRFISASIEKVNPDTLRALVDRTVGLGVPRGSGMFLWILFALHGVSRKKFEAQLKLMNNFGWSNSDFITAIKTQPRFLLLSIESLQRKMEFLVNDVGISPSDIARCRCL